The following are from one region of the Thermoproteus uzoniensis 768-20 genome:
- a CDS encoding CopG family transcriptional regulator, which translates to MEKIRTSIYIDASVWRRLKEEAVREGLDTSELLERILREYFGEVQEAGEELDFEPVDLGVKASKVVREMRDEAVSRHQRAR; encoded by the coding sequence GTGGAGAAGATACGTACAAGTATATATATCGACGCGTCTGTCTGGCGCCGTCTGAAGGAGGAGGCGGTGAGGGAGGGCTTGGACACCTCGGAGCTCCTCGAGAGGATACTGAGGGAGTACTTCGGCGAGGTGCAGGAGGCCGGGGAGGAGCTCGACTTCGAGCCTGTGGATCTGGGGGTGAAGGCGTCGAAGGTGGTTCGCGAGATGAGGGATGAGGCTGTGTCTAGACACCAGCGCGCTCGTTAA
- a CDS encoding SPL family radical SAM protein, whose translation MRVVEIRTSRGLARSGLPEYDYALNPYLGCLHGCRYCYARDFTRGEPGDLWGEVVYVKVNLPEVLAREVNALRPGVVGISTVTDPYQPVEAKYRLTRRSLEILLPAGFKASIQTKSTYVLKDMDLLFVYRDRVDVGVTITTFREDVARLLEPGAPPPRARARALHMLSELGVRTWIFLGPLMPGVNDGEGDYGPILDVARKTGSEVTLDRYRPRPGADSMLAAVGVEARPGRGWWAEKSREIKAKCAELGVVCRTAEEEWRAAREARRGRGLDEFL comes from the coding sequence GTGAGAGTCGTCGAGATAAGGACGTCGCGGGGCCTGGCCAGGTCGGGCCTCCCCGAGTACGACTACGCCCTAAACCCCTACCTCGGCTGCCTCCACGGGTGCCGGTACTGCTACGCGAGGGACTTCACCAGGGGGGAGCCCGGCGATCTCTGGGGGGAGGTCGTCTACGTGAAGGTGAACCTCCCCGAGGTGTTGGCCCGCGAGGTCAATGCCTTAAGGCCGGGCGTCGTCGGAATATCCACCGTGACGGATCCCTACCAGCCGGTCGAGGCCAAGTACAGGCTGACGCGCCGGTCCCTCGAGATACTGCTCCCGGCTGGCTTCAAGGCGTCTATACAGACCAAGTCGACCTACGTCCTCAAGGACATGGACCTCCTGTTCGTCTACAGAGATAGGGTCGACGTCGGCGTGACCATCACCACCTTCCGCGAAGACGTCGCCCGCCTGTTGGAGCCCGGGGCGCCTCCGCCTAGGGCTAGGGCGCGCGCCCTCCACATGTTGTCGGAGCTCGGCGTCAGGACCTGGATATTTCTAGGCCCCTTAATGCCCGGCGTCAACGACGGCGAGGGGGACTACGGGCCTATCCTCGACGTGGCGAGGAAGACGGGGAGCGAGGTGACTCTGGACAGATATAGGCCGCGGCCCGGGGCCGACTCCATGCTGGCCGCAGTCGGGGTCGAGGCGAGGCCGGGCCGAGGCTGGTGGGCCGAGAAGTCCCGCGAGATCAAGGCCAAATGCGCCGAGCTCGGCGTTGTCTGCAGAACGGCCGAGGAGGAGTGGAGGGCGGCTAGGGAGGCGAGGCGGGGGCGGGGCCTCGACGAGTTCCTATAG
- a CDS encoding alpha-mannosidase: MSNDWEARLEPLRRRTFLALAASFRNIKRLRWEADGSLQVEAGEGALLFFKDRKGSALVLLDGKPYFGLDNAHLYAPLPPGRHRVELRMTPYADFGQRVGANPGAPIYAERDEEGFRLWAYATTALELAEALGPGKQAEEILDVVDSALRGLFLGVTPDQIEVALFFDKRYSYLLDYLPEGFSPEAAGLRETRPDFGRALKALREGLAELRRRYGKSGVLAAFGHAHIDAAWLWNFDETRRKVERTFSTVLTLMSRRRFRFLQSSALYYEWAEEAGLLGPIKDAVGAGLWVLAGGYVEPDTNVVAGESLARHMLYSQRYFLQRFGRLAEILWLPDTFGFSAQLPQIARLAGFKIFATHKVAWNDTNRFPYNEFFWEALDGTAIPAVAFGFGKGGYNSDFTAKSVLEQARSWNGGGPILYSFGWGDGGGGPTEEMLYRAEAVDEMPILPSVQLEGPYEPKPKARWRGELYVEVHRGVYTSHSKMKRLHAEAERWLREAELWSAVAGLDFDARPLWKVVLKDQFHDVLPGSAINDVYKTVYAELEDIIARAKSQAERAAAVLAGPGGAPIAFNSLPWRRLEYVQARVAGCQEAEDGCLAPVELPPLGYAEVKPADVGDRATAVAAGGDFVLENKYLRVVVDGATGAFKSIFDKEAGREALRGEGNILVAHENIPVWDAWDVEPRFEDSGVRAALEKAEVVEAGPYRASLRLVFKFLKSTVEERVRVYAGKRRLEIVVRTSLRDRERLLKLWFHFDLNADKAVFEVPFGNVERPTTTNTSWDVARFEVPFLHWLDISEADYGVAVFSDSKHGATVRGARVGISLATTPIFPDPLADAEDNEAVVVLEPHLGDWRAASIPREAYSAIYRPFVVSGRGGSRSFGELPQDNLLLESVKRAEDGDGVVVRLYEAYNKRGTGVLRLWFKPSSVRSTDLLELGDVARELSVDGDSVRFSYRNYEIVTLKIK; the protein is encoded by the coding sequence ATGTCGAACGATTGGGAGGCCAGGCTGGAGCCGCTGAGGAGGCGGACTTTTCTGGCCCTCGCGGCGTCCTTTAGGAATATCAAGAGGCTTCGGTGGGAGGCCGACGGGTCCCTCCAGGTGGAGGCCGGAGAGGGGGCCCTCCTCTTCTTCAAGGACAGGAAGGGCTCCGCGCTCGTGTTGCTGGACGGCAAGCCGTATTTCGGCCTCGACAACGCCCACCTCTACGCCCCGCTCCCCCCGGGCAGACACAGAGTCGAGCTGAGGATGACGCCGTACGCCGACTTCGGCCAGAGGGTGGGCGCGAATCCCGGCGCGCCTATCTACGCCGAGAGGGACGAGGAGGGGTTCAGGCTCTGGGCCTACGCAACCACCGCGTTGGAGCTGGCGGAGGCCCTCGGCCCCGGGAAGCAGGCGGAGGAGATACTCGACGTCGTGGACTCAGCCTTGAGGGGGCTGTTCCTCGGCGTGACGCCCGACCAGATAGAGGTGGCTCTGTTCTTCGACAAGCGGTACTCCTACCTCCTGGACTATCTGCCGGAGGGCTTCTCGCCCGAGGCGGCTGGGCTTAGGGAGACCAGGCCCGACTTCGGGAGAGCTCTCAAGGCCCTCCGGGAGGGGCTGGCCGAGTTGAGGAGGCGCTACGGCAAGAGCGGCGTCCTGGCGGCGTTCGGGCACGCCCATATAGACGCGGCGTGGCTTTGGAACTTCGACGAGACGAGGAGGAAGGTCGAGAGGACCTTCTCGACGGTCCTGACCTTGATGTCGAGGCGGAGGTTCCGCTTCCTGCAGAGCAGCGCGCTCTACTACGAGTGGGCCGAGGAGGCGGGCTTGTTGGGCCCCATAAAGGACGCCGTAGGGGCGGGCCTCTGGGTGCTCGCCGGCGGCTACGTGGAGCCGGACACCAACGTAGTGGCGGGAGAGTCCTTGGCGAGGCATATGCTGTACTCCCAGAGGTACTTCCTCCAGAGGTTCGGCCGCCTCGCCGAGATACTCTGGCTCCCCGACACCTTCGGCTTCTCGGCGCAACTGCCCCAGATAGCCAGGCTGGCGGGCTTCAAGATCTTCGCGACCCACAAGGTGGCGTGGAACGACACCAATAGGTTCCCCTACAACGAGTTCTTCTGGGAGGCGCTCGACGGAACTGCCATACCTGCGGTGGCCTTCGGCTTCGGCAAAGGCGGCTACAACTCGGACTTCACCGCCAAGTCAGTACTGGAGCAGGCCAGGTCCTGGAACGGCGGGGGGCCCATCCTCTACTCCTTCGGGTGGGGGGACGGAGGCGGCGGGCCCACGGAGGAGATGCTGTACAGGGCCGAGGCGGTGGACGAGATGCCGATCCTGCCGTCGGTCCAGCTAGAGGGGCCCTACGAGCCCAAGCCCAAGGCGCGGTGGCGCGGCGAGCTGTACGTAGAGGTACACCGCGGGGTCTACACGTCCCACAGCAAGATGAAGCGGCTACACGCCGAGGCCGAGCGCTGGCTGAGAGAGGCGGAGCTCTGGAGCGCCGTGGCCGGCCTGGACTTCGACGCGAGGCCGTTGTGGAAGGTCGTGTTGAAGGACCAGTTCCACGACGTGCTTCCCGGCAGCGCCATCAACGACGTCTACAAAACCGTCTACGCGGAGCTCGAGGACATAATTGCGAGGGCCAAATCACAGGCGGAGAGGGCGGCCGCGGTCCTCGCGGGCCCCGGCGGCGCGCCTATCGCGTTCAACTCGCTTCCGTGGAGGCGCCTCGAATACGTCCAGGCGCGAGTGGCCGGGTGCCAAGAGGCCGAGGACGGCTGCCTAGCGCCGGTCGAGCTCCCGCCTCTCGGCTACGCCGAGGTCAAGCCGGCAGACGTCGGCGATAGGGCAACCGCCGTCGCGGCCGGCGGGGACTTCGTCCTCGAGAACAAATATCTGAGGGTCGTCGTCGACGGCGCCACCGGGGCGTTCAAGTCCATATTCGACAAGGAGGCCGGCAGAGAGGCGCTGAGGGGCGAGGGGAACATTTTGGTGGCCCACGAGAACATCCCCGTCTGGGACGCCTGGGACGTGGAGCCGCGTTTCGAGGACTCCGGCGTAAGGGCCGCCTTGGAGAAGGCCGAGGTGGTCGAGGCGGGGCCCTATAGGGCGTCGTTGCGCCTCGTCTTCAAGTTCCTCAAGTCGACAGTCGAGGAGAGGGTCAGGGTCTACGCCGGCAAGAGGCGCTTGGAGATAGTCGTGAGGACCTCGTTGCGCGATAGGGAGAGGCTGTTGAAGCTCTGGTTCCACTTCGACCTAAACGCAGACAAGGCGGTCTTCGAAGTGCCTTTCGGCAACGTGGAGAGGCCCACGACGACTAACACCAGCTGGGACGTCGCGAGGTTCGAGGTCCCGTTCCTCCACTGGCTCGACATATCGGAGGCCGACTACGGCGTGGCGGTGTTCTCCGACTCGAAACACGGGGCGACCGTGAGGGGGGCGAGAGTCGGCATAAGCCTGGCCACCACGCCCATATTCCCCGACCCGCTCGCCGACGCCGAGGACAACGAGGCCGTGGTCGTCCTGGAGCCCCACTTGGGCGACTGGCGCGCCGCCTCGATCCCGAGAGAGGCCTACTCCGCCATATACCGCCCGTTCGTCGTCTCGGGGAGGGGCGGCTCGAGGTCTTTCGGAGAGCTACCGCAGGACAACCTCTTGCTCGAGTCCGTCAAGAGGGCCGAGGACGGCGACGGCGTGGTCGTGAGGCTGTACGAGGCCTACAACAAGAGGGGGACCGGCGTCTTGAGGCTCTGGTTCAAGCCGTCGTCCGTCCGCTCCACGGACTTGTTGGAGCTGGGCGACGTGGCCAGGGAGCTGTCCGTCGACGGCGACTCCGTCCGCTTCTCCTACAGGAACTACGAGATAGTAACACTTAAAATCAAGTGA
- a CDS encoding RAD55 family ATPase produces the protein MDLKGITLVYGRPGTGKTTFAAHIAAERLRRGERVLWVSFYEDKDTLVKNAAALGYDLSKAHIWDAVLVKAEDVFNYVVALATEEGPSLLVMDSISQLQGLDVRGHLTNVMYRALRPTGVDILLTAEEEGADPLSYIADNIIHLVRKVSERGIPTRYMDFEKMRGRPAGFIKAFEIVEGVGLVLLDELKPARRRAGQPLATDTCIDTLLGPLEPGSVTVFVAPATTSYLKFLARTAANISKRGATVLFAARGVDPLRFHAYVERLGGKVVAKRVEVRPDKYWWLTYGLYRAIEEVRPDVLITDWLDVEFSLLGRDLALETFRRNSALLRDAGIPLIVSVSEERGLSAYADNAAVFYEEGGALYARPLKVSSFEASADRCRAEPP, from the coding sequence GTGGATCTCAAGGGGATTACGCTCGTCTACGGCAGGCCTGGGACCGGCAAGACGACCTTCGCGGCGCATATAGCGGCCGAGAGGCTGAGGCGCGGGGAGAGGGTCCTCTGGGTGTCTTTCTACGAGGACAAGGACACGTTGGTCAAGAACGCGGCGGCTCTCGGCTACGACTTGAGCAAGGCCCATATATGGGACGCCGTCTTGGTCAAGGCGGAGGACGTCTTCAACTACGTCGTTGCGCTCGCCACAGAGGAGGGGCCCTCTCTCCTCGTGATGGACTCCATCAGCCAACTGCAGGGCCTCGACGTGAGGGGCCACCTCACCAACGTCATGTACAGAGCCCTCAGACCCACCGGCGTCGACATACTGCTGACGGCCGAGGAGGAGGGGGCGGACCCGCTCAGCTATATAGCCGACAACATAATCCACCTCGTCAGGAAGGTCTCCGAGCGGGGCATCCCGACCCGCTACATGGATTTCGAGAAGATGAGGGGGAGGCCGGCCGGCTTCATCAAGGCCTTCGAGATCGTCGAGGGCGTCGGCCTAGTCCTTCTGGACGAGCTCAAGCCGGCTAGGAGGAGGGCCGGCCAGCCGCTGGCCACCGACACCTGCATCGACACGCTGCTCGGGCCTCTGGAGCCGGGCTCCGTGACTGTCTTCGTCGCGCCGGCCACCACGTCCTATTTGAAGTTCTTGGCGAGGACTGCGGCGAACATATCCAAGCGCGGCGCGACAGTCCTCTTCGCGGCCAGAGGCGTCGATCCCCTCCGCTTCCACGCATACGTCGAGAGGCTGGGCGGGAAGGTCGTGGCGAAGAGGGTGGAGGTTAGGCCGGATAAGTACTGGTGGCTGACCTACGGCCTCTATAGGGCTATCGAGGAGGTGCGGCCCGACGTCCTCATCACCGACTGGCTCGACGTGGAGTTCTCCCTGCTCGGCCGAGACCTCGCCTTGGAGACCTTCAGGAGGAACTCGGCCCTTCTTAGGGACGCGGGCATACCGCTGATAGTCTCGGTGTCGGAGGAGAGGGGGCTTTCGGCCTACGCCGACAACGCCGCGGTGTTCTACGAGGAGGGCGGCGCCCTCTACGCCCGGCCTCTGAAGGTGTCGAGCTTCGAGGCGTCGGCGGATAGGTGTAGGGCGGAGCCTCCGTGA
- a CDS encoding type II toxin-antitoxin system VapC family toxin translates to MRLCLDTSALVKRYVKEEGSDAVRRYFVAAYGGEATLVLNAFNIGEALSALHKAVRRAGAPELYPRLKNRLLGDVKRLTRIGSMKVIPLTVSAVLASAPYVERHGLYIADALQIATAKATASTLATGDAKLCDAARAEGLDCVLV, encoded by the coding sequence ATGAGGCTGTGTCTAGACACCAGCGCGCTCGTTAAGAGGTACGTGAAGGAGGAGGGCTCCGACGCGGTCAGGAGGTATTTCGTGGCGGCTTACGGCGGCGAGGCGACGCTAGTCCTGAACGCGTTCAACATAGGGGAGGCTCTTTCGGCTCTGCACAAGGCGGTCCGGAGGGCGGGCGCGCCGGAGCTATACCCGAGGCTCAAGAACAGGCTTTTGGGAGACGTCAAGAGGCTTACGAGGATAGGCTCCATGAAGGTAATTCCGCTGACCGTCTCGGCCGTGTTGGCCTCGGCGCCTTACGTGGAGCGCCACGGCCTCTACATAGCCGACGCCTTGCAGATAGCCACGGCGAAGGCGACCGCCTCGACGTTGGCGACAGGCGACGCCAAGCTGTGCGACGCGGCGAGGGCCGAGGGCCTCGACTGCGTGCTGGTCTGA
- the nagA gene encoding N-acetylglucosamine-6-phosphate deacetylase, giving the protein MRIRFDVLYTPYEELHDAVLAVEDGRVVGIGSGGPFDLDFRGYIAAPGLVDTHTHGCCGVDFTSSPERLGELAKAYLRYGVTSITPTTVTAPRPVLERALAAVRAYAGGGARVLGVHMEGPFINPARRGAQDARHIRRPDLGEAEAYISTGVLRIMTVAPELEGGLELVSALARAGVVPSVGHTDADYKTAKAAVIAGASRATHIFNAMRGFHHREPGPALALLESEHVYVEFIADFVHLAPEVVRVVVEAAGHRAVAVTDSIAAAGLGDGVYRLGGVEVRVEGPRAFLEDGTIAGSVITLDQAVRNLISLGVDPRRALAAATTAPARSVGRGDLGCLRPGCAADIAVFDRGFKPAASLVGGQLLWSLT; this is encoded by the coding sequence ATGAGGATCAGATTCGACGTCCTCTACACACCCTACGAGGAGCTCCACGACGCGGTTCTGGCCGTCGAGGACGGGCGCGTCGTCGGGATCGGCTCGGGCGGCCCCTTCGATCTGGACTTCAGAGGATACATAGCGGCGCCCGGCCTCGTGGACACCCACACCCACGGATGTTGCGGCGTGGACTTCACCTCCTCGCCAGAGAGGCTGGGGGAGCTGGCCAAGGCGTATTTGAGATACGGCGTCACGTCCATAACGCCGACGACAGTGACGGCGCCCCGCCCCGTCTTGGAGAGGGCGCTAGCGGCCGTGAGAGCCTACGCCGGGGGCGGCGCGAGGGTGTTGGGCGTGCACATGGAGGGGCCCTTCATAAACCCCGCCAGACGGGGCGCGCAGGACGCCAGGCATATCAGGAGGCCGGATCTAGGAGAGGCGGAGGCCTACATATCGACCGGGGTCTTGAGGATAATGACCGTCGCGCCCGAGCTTGAGGGCGGGCTGGAGCTGGTATCGGCACTGGCGAGAGCCGGCGTGGTGCCCAGCGTGGGCCACACCGACGCGGACTACAAGACTGCGAAGGCCGCCGTGATCGCCGGCGCCTCTAGGGCGACCCACATATTCAACGCCATGAGGGGGTTCCACCACAGAGAGCCGGGGCCCGCGCTGGCCCTCCTGGAGTCGGAGCACGTCTACGTCGAGTTCATAGCGGATTTCGTCCACCTGGCGCCGGAGGTCGTGCGGGTCGTGGTCGAGGCGGCGGGGCACCGCGCCGTGGCGGTGACGGACTCGATAGCCGCGGCGGGCCTCGGCGACGGCGTATATAGGCTGGGCGGCGTCGAGGTCCGCGTCGAGGGGCCGAGGGCGTTTCTCGAAGACGGCACGATCGCCGGCAGCGTCATCACGTTGGATCAAGCCGTGAGGAATCTGATAAGCCTAGGCGTAGACCCCAGACGCGCGTTGGCCGCCGCGACGACAGCGCCCGCCAGATCTGTCGGGAGGGGCGATCTGGGCTGTCTAAGGCCGGGATGCGCCGCCGACATAGCGGTGTTCGACAGAGGCTTCAAGCCCGCCGCGTCGCTCGTGGGCGGACAACTCCTCTGGAGTTTAACGTGA
- a CDS encoding HAD family hydrolase — MIKAVLFDFDGTLVDDSDAKKRAQFAVAKFLTERYGVRLHKTADLIAQIDEEMDERQIYSREERWRELFKRLGLLYDEEIGASLTDMYFSEYLRASRPFKDALVLLHFLKGRVKLGIVTDTDGVPGLKRERLRRSGVPLELFDVVVVAGEDTGFTKPSATPFSFAMAKLGVGPWQAVYVGDKAYADVPGAREAGMYTVIIRRGRQSEPRSPEQRPDLVLGSLAQLQFALRWPERRL; from the coding sequence GTGATCAAGGCCGTGTTGTTCGACTTCGACGGCACGCTGGTCGACGACTCCGACGCCAAGAAGAGGGCGCAGTTCGCAGTCGCCAAGTTCTTGACCGAGAGGTACGGCGTCAGGCTCCACAAGACGGCCGACCTCATAGCCCAGATAGACGAGGAGATGGACGAGAGGCAGATATACTCTCGGGAGGAGAGATGGCGGGAGCTCTTCAAGAGGCTCGGCCTGCTCTACGACGAGGAGATAGGCGCGTCCCTCACCGATATGTACTTCTCCGAATACTTGCGGGCCTCGCGTCCCTTCAAGGACGCGCTGGTCCTCCTCCACTTCCTCAAGGGCAGAGTGAAGCTGGGCATAGTGACGGACACCGACGGCGTGCCGGGGCTCAAGAGGGAGAGGCTGAGGAGGAGCGGAGTCCCTCTAGAGCTCTTCGACGTGGTCGTCGTGGCGGGGGAGGACACGGGCTTCACAAAGCCCAGCGCCACGCCGTTCAGCTTCGCCATGGCCAAGCTGGGGGTCGGGCCCTGGCAGGCCGTGTACGTGGGGGATAAGGCATACGCCGACGTCCCCGGCGCGAGGGAGGCGGGGATGTACACCGTCATAATCCGCAGAGGGAGGCAGAGCGAGCCGAGGTCGCCGGAGCAGAGGCCGGACCTCGTGCTGGGCTCCCTCGCACAGCTCCAGTTCGCCTTGAGGTGGCCCGAGAGGAGGCTATAG